The Microbacterium foliorum genome has a window encoding:
- a CDS encoding replication-associated recombination protein A, protein MTSAALLSGQTPLAVRMRPVSLDEVAGQKHLLRAGSPIVALADPAATSPGAVSIILWGPPGTGKTTLAQAIARSSGRRFVELSAITAGVKDVREVMQEAITQRDLYGQTTILFLDEIHRFTKAQQDALLPGVENGWVLLIAATTENPSFSVISPLLSRSLLLTLQPLTDDDIGLLVDRAVTDARGLNGAVTLADDARAALIRLASGDARRALTGLEAAAAVALSNGEDGVVPAATADDVAQAVDKALLRYDRQGDEHYDVISAFIKSIRGSDPDAALHYLARMIEAGEDPRFIARRLVISASEDVGLADPQALTIAVAAADAVAFIGMPEGRIPLAEATVYLATTAKSNAAYVGIDAAIADIRSGGFGRVPLHLRDAHYPGARRLGHGRGYVYPHDSEFGILPQQYLPDELQGKRYYEPKNLGAERDISARLERIRRILDGR, encoded by the coding sequence ATGACCTCCGCCGCACTGCTCTCCGGGCAGACGCCCCTCGCCGTGCGCATGCGTCCCGTCTCTCTCGACGAGGTGGCGGGGCAGAAGCACCTGCTGCGGGCGGGGTCACCCATCGTCGCTCTCGCCGATCCCGCCGCGACCTCGCCCGGTGCCGTCTCCATCATCCTGTGGGGCCCTCCCGGCACGGGCAAGACCACGCTGGCTCAGGCGATCGCCCGCTCCTCCGGGCGTCGCTTCGTCGAGCTGTCGGCGATCACGGCCGGGGTCAAGGACGTCCGCGAGGTCATGCAGGAGGCGATCACTCAGCGCGACCTGTACGGCCAGACGACCATCCTGTTCCTCGACGAGATCCACAGGTTCACCAAGGCCCAGCAAGATGCCCTTCTGCCCGGGGTCGAGAACGGCTGGGTACTGCTGATCGCGGCGACCACCGAGAACCCGTCGTTCTCGGTGATCTCGCCGTTGCTCTCGCGGTCGCTGCTGCTGACACTCCAGCCCCTCACCGACGACGACATCGGACTCCTCGTCGACCGCGCGGTGACCGACGCGCGCGGTCTGAACGGTGCGGTGACCCTGGCCGACGACGCGCGTGCCGCGCTCATCCGGCTCGCATCCGGCGATGCACGCCGCGCGCTCACCGGTCTCGAGGCCGCGGCGGCCGTCGCCCTCTCGAACGGCGAAGACGGCGTGGTCCCCGCGGCCACGGCCGACGACGTCGCCCAGGCCGTCGACAAGGCGCTCTTGCGATACGACCGCCAGGGTGACGAGCACTACGACGTCATCAGCGCCTTCATCAAGTCGATCCGCGGCTCCGACCCCGACGCGGCCCTGCACTACCTCGCGCGGATGATCGAGGCGGGGGAGGACCCGCGGTTCATCGCGCGCCGACTGGTGATCTCGGCGTCGGAAGACGTGGGGCTGGCCGATCCGCAGGCGCTCACGATCGCGGTAGCGGCGGCGGATGCGGTCGCGTTCATCGGCATGCCGGAGGGGCGCATCCCGCTCGCGGAGGCGACGGTGTATCTCGCGACCACCGCGAAGTCGAACGCCGCCTACGTCGGCATCGACGCGGCGATCGCCGACATCCGCTCGGGCGGCTTCGGACGGGTGCCGCTGCATCTCCGCGACGCGCACTACCCGGGCGCGCGGCGCCTCGGTCACGGCCGCGGCTACGTGTATCCGCACGACAGCGAGTTCGGCATCCTCCCGCAGCAGTACCTGCCCGACGAGCTGCAGGGCAAGAGGTACTACGAGCCGAAGAACCTGGGCGCCGAGCGCGACATCTCGGCACGTCTCGAGCGCATCCGACGCATCCTCGACGGGCGATGA